One genomic region from Rosa rugosa chromosome 1, drRosRugo1.1, whole genome shotgun sequence encodes:
- the LOC133743518 gene encoding F-box/kelch-repeat protein At3g23880-like — translation MSDALFSRQQQQLVLSGTGPSSESLDFGSVIVEILSWLPAKSLLRFRCVCKPWRALFSDPYFIRRHLSRINTKTNNSYSLFVKEISTFRSMDCEALFKYSSHDDGPVLSRELDFPILDVPFEFYYIDIIGSCNGLICLLLDWNTSVIMLWNPCTRESKVLPQPSIKNLPKFYGFGYDSTTDDYKVIVGSFSSTSSYEYVVVAYTLKTGSWRKLQSLNQNFRVLWHGCLVNEALHWVLDERDEDHRVIASKLVSFDLAEEKFHEIASPYCPNPIARSNLVARVGNISNSLTLYSRPISTRAGLDFRMWVMKEYGVEKSWNEVMKIPPEVLPGDYCKCLKPLCISGDGVTLIEVFIDLEDRGFLILHNPKEKTFRDVTNTCLSKTATYVETLVSPLTGSGV, via the coding sequence ATGTCGGACGCTCTCTTCAGTCGACAGCAGCAACAACTGGTTCTCTCCGGTACCGGACCTAGCTCCGAGTCTCTTGATTTCGGTTCTGTCATCGTCGAAATCCTCTCATGGCTACCCGCCAAATCATTACTCCGCTTCCGGTGCGTATGCAAACCATGGCGGGCCTTGTTCTCCGATCCTTATTTCATCAGAAGACACCTCAGCCGCATCAACACCAAAACCAACAACAGCTACTCTCTCTTTGTTAAGGAGATCTCCACTTTCCGATCAATGGACTGTGAAGCATTATTCAAGTATTCAAGCCATGATGATGGTCCTGTTCTGAGCAGAGAGCTTGATTTTCCGATACTTGATGTGCCGTTTGAATTTTACTATATAGATATCATTGGTTCATGCAATGGCTTGATATGTCTACTACTTGATTGGAATACTTCAGTTATTATGTTATGGAATCCTTGCACTAGAGAATCCAAGGTGTTACCGCAACCTTCTATTAAGAACCTCCCAAAGTTTTATGGATTCGGTTATGATTCCACAACTGATGATTACAAGGTAATAGTGGGTAGTTTTTCTTCCACTTCAAGTTATGAATATGTTGTTGTTGCTTATACACTAAAAACGGGTTCATGGAGGAAGCTTCAGAGCCTGAACCAGAATTTTAGGGTGCTTTGGCATGGCTGTTTAGTAAACGAAGCTCTACATTGGGTACTAGATGAACGGGATGAGGATCATAGGGTGATTGCTTCCAAGTTAGTGTCATTTGACTTAGCCGAGGAGAAATTTCATGAGATTGCATCCCCATATTGTCCAAATCCTATTGCCAGAAGTAATTTGGTTGCAAGAGTAGGAAATATTAGTAATTCTTTAACCTTATACAGTCGACCCATCTCAACCAGAGCTGGGTTAGATTTTAGAATGTGGGTGATGAAGGAATATGGAGTCGAGAAATCCTGGAATGAAGTCATGAAAATCCCTCCGGAGGTTCTGCCTGGAGATTATTGTAAGTGCTTGAAGCCTTTATGCATTTCTGGTGATGGTGTAACTTTGATCGAAGTGTTTATTGATTTAGAAGATAGAGGCTTCTTGATATTGCACAATCCGAAGGAAAAGACATTTAGGGACGTTACTAATACTTGTCTGTCTAAAACAGCTACTTATGTAGAAACCTTAGTTTCCCCACTAACAGGCAGTGGCGTGTGA
- the LOC133731981 gene encoding F-box protein At4g22390-like: MIWSPCTRDSQVLPQPPIIPQHLKFFGFGYDSTSDDYKVILGGWDSSSKFAVVFTLKTGSWRKLQSLTRYRVSGIGYLVNEALHWVLHEPHERLIVYPSRILSLDLADEKFHEIAFPYPPNLVDIHNLHAGVGVFNNCLTLYIQTKYSRAGWEFKMWVMKEYGVKESWTEVIYIPSGILGEHYACRTLISENGEVLMSLDILGPLAIYNPKDKTFRILLDDNHVETLVSPLIGSSVFSKAMPRRARGALRCEATVNRLAGPTKTRYWKSVRKSDGALVFAEGEL; this comes from the coding sequence ATGATATGGAGCCCTTGTACTAGAGACTCCCAGGTATTACCACAACCTCCTATTATTCCTCAACACCTCAAGTTTTTCGGATTCGGTTATGATTCCACTAGTGATGATTACAAGGTAATACTGGGTGGTTGGGATTCTAGTTCTAAATTTGCTGTTGTGTTTACACTGAAAACGGGTTCGTGGAGGAAGCTTCAAAGCCTGACCAGGTATAGGGTGTCTGGGATTGGGTATTTAGTTAACGAAGCTCTACATTGGGTACTACATGAACCGCATGAGCGGCTTATAGTCTATCCTTCAAGAATACTGTCATTAGATCTAGCAGATGAGAAGTTTCATGAGATTGCATTCCCCTATCCTCCCAATCTGGTAGACATTCATAATTTGCATGCTGGAGTTGGAGTTTTTAATAATTGCCTAACCCTGTACATTCAAACCAAGTATAGCAGAGCTGGGTGGGAGTTTAAGATGTGGGTTATGAAGGAATATGGAGTCAAGGAATCCTGGACTGAAGTCATATATATCCCTTCAGGGATTCTAGGTGAACATTACGCATGCAGGACATTAATTTCTGAGAATGGTGAAGTTTTGATGTCTCTGGATATCCTTGGCCCGTTGGCAATATATAATCCGAAGGACAAGACATTTAGGATTTTGTTGGACGACAATCATGTAGAAACTTTAGTTTCACCACTAATTGGCAGTAGTGTGTTTTCAAAGGCGATGCCGAGGCGAGCCCGGGGCGCGCTCCGGTGTGAGGCGACGGTAAATCGCCTTGCCGGTCCAACTAAGACGCGCTACTGGAAAAGCGTACGGAAAAGCGATGGGGCGCTTGTTTTTGCAGAAGGCGAGCTGTGA